Sequence from the Candidatus Woesearchaeota archaeon genome:
CTGCTAATAGTGGTATGAAAAAAGTAGTTTCTAAGTCATATCAAGTTGTAGCTGAAGAGAGAGCTTCTTCTAAATATCCTAATTGCGAAGTTCTGAATAGTTATTTTGTTGCAAAAGATGGTAAAAATGCTTGGTACGAAGTAATTTTGGTTGATAGATCTAGTCCTGACGTGTTTTTGAATAGGAATACTGCTTGGGCAAGAGATACTTTTGGTAGGGTTCAGCGTGGTTTGACAAGTGCTGGAAGAAAAAGTAGAGGTCTGCGGAAGAAAGGCATGGGTTCTGAAAAAACTAGGCCTAGTTCTAAAGCTAATAAAGGAAGACATTAATTTTTGTTACAAAAATACAAAAGGCAAGGCTTTTTTATACATTATTTTTGTATTTTACTAATTTTTATATATTTCTTATTATTTCTCTTTTTATGATTGAAAACGCTATTAAATCTGTTTTGAATGATGTTAATGCATTAGTTTTAGTTGATATTAGTGATGGTTTTGGATATTGCCGGGATAAACATAGCACTAATATGTATTTTTTGCAAGAATTGTCGAATGTGGCTGATGAGTTAAATATTAAAATATATTCAAATAATAGACGTTCACATCCTGTAAATTATAAAGACACGGTTAATATGCTTAGAGTTTCTAAAAATTGGGTTAATATAGAAGATCATAATTTTGAAAAAAATTGGCGAGTTGATTGAAATTCATTCTAAAATAAACAGAGAAAATATGACGCTTGGCTTTGGAGGAAGTGTGTACAATGGTTGTGTTAGGAGGCATTTATATGCTACGTGTGATGAAAAAATAGAATTTTTAGATTCTGATTATTATGAAAATATAGAAAAGATTAGAATAATAAAAATCGCTGCTCCAAGTCTATCTCCGCCCTAAATGCACAGAAACAAAGTTTCTGGCATGCCAAAAATCAAAGATTTTTGAGCAGGACGGAGTATTACGACTCAGTCGCTTATCGCGATTTTCAGATTGCGTACTATCGACCTAAATGCACAGAAACAAAGTTTCTGGCATGCCAAAAATCAAAGATTTTTGTGCAGGTCGGGGTATTAAACCCCCTTCGCTAGCGCGCAATAAATAAATTGTTTAAAAAAGGCATATTATTAGATGAATTAACTAATAGAGTAACGAGCAGTTTTGCATTTAATAATCACTTTCAAAAAGAGCTAGTGAATAAATACAATATTGTTTTTGATTAGTTTTCTTCTTTTATCATTTCGTTTTCTGAATTGTAAATTACTTCTCTGTATCTTGTTATTTCGGTTCCGTTTGGCCTTACAGTTTTAAACCTATGAACTAGTATGTCATACATATTATTACCCCCTAACAACAGTTTATTGGTGTTTGGGATTTATATGTTTAATTGAAGAAAAAAAGGTTTTTTGTTAAAAGTTTATTTTCGTAAAGATTGTTAATGTTGTTTATTAGTTTTTTATTTGCACTTTTTTTTATTTTTTTATTTGTTTAACACTTTTAGCGTTTTTAGAATTCTCTATTTAATTTTGGTGGTTGTACAAATAAGTAGTGTTTTTCTAGTCCTTCTAGTTCT
This genomic interval carries:
- a CDS encoding 50S ribosomal protein L15e, translated to MGYLKYVKKLWNEKSDEFNALMKERKILWRKEPTTIRIERPTRIDRARSLGWKPKKGFLVVRQKVLRGGRQRPHDLGGRKTANSGMKKVVSKSYQVVAEERASSKYPNCEVLNSYFVAKDGKNAWYEVILVDRSSPDVFLNRNTAWARDTFGRVQRGLTSAGRKSRGLRKKGMGSEKTRPSSKANKGRH